A genome region from Pseudomonas sp. S06B 330 includes the following:
- the mutS gene encoding DNA mismatch repair protein MutS yields the protein MSDLSAHTPMMQQYWKLKNQHPDQLMFYRMGDFYEIFYEDAKKAAKLLDITLTARGQSAGQSIPMCGIPFHAAEGYLAKLVKLGESVVICEQIGDPATSKGPVERQVVRIITPGTVSDEALLDERRDNLIAAVLGDERLFGLAVLDITSGNFTVLEIKGWENLLAELERINPVELLIPDDWPQGLPAEKRRGARRRAPWDFDRDSARKSLCQQFATQDLKGFGCEKLTLAIGAAGCLLGYAKETQRTALPHLRSLKHERLDDTVVLDGASRRNLELDVNLAGGRDNTLQSVIDRCQTAMGSRLLTRWLNRPLRDLKVLQARQGSIRCLLDSYRFEKLQPQLKEIGDIERILARIGLRNARPRDLARLRDALGALPELQNAMAELEAPHLALLAAIAGTYPELADLLAKAIIDNPPAVIRDGGVLKTGYDSELDELLAMSENAGQFLIDLEAREKARTGLANLKVGYNRVHGYFIELPSKQAEQAPADYIRRQTLKGAERFITPELKTFEDKALSAKSRALAREKMLYDALLETLIGHLAPLQDTAAALAELDVLSNLAERALNLDLNCPSFVDEPCMRISQGRHPVVEQVLTTPFVANDLALDDNTRMLVITGPNMGGKSTYMRQTALIVLMAHIGSFVPAASCELSLVDRIFTRIGSSDDLAGGRSTFMVEMSETANILHNATERSLVLMDEVGRGTSTFDGLSLAWAAAERLAQLRAYTLFATHYFELTVLPDSEPLVANVHLNATEHNERIVFLHHVLPGPASQSYGLAVAQLAGVPTPVIQRAREHLGRLETASLPHEMPVQPKGAADVPHQSDLFASLPHPAIEKLGKLDLDNMTPRQAIEMLYTLKTLL from the coding sequence ATGAGCGATCTTTCCGCACACACCCCGATGATGCAACAGTACTGGAAGCTGAAAAACCAGCACCCAGATCAACTGATGTTCTACCGCATGGGCGACTTCTACGAGATCTTCTATGAAGACGCGAAGAAGGCCGCAAAACTCCTCGACATCACCCTGACGGCCCGTGGCCAGTCAGCTGGCCAGTCGATTCCCATGTGCGGCATCCCCTTCCATGCGGCCGAAGGTTACCTGGCCAAGCTGGTGAAGCTGGGCGAATCGGTGGTGATCTGTGAACAGATCGGCGACCCGGCCACCAGCAAAGGCCCGGTGGAGCGCCAGGTCGTGCGCATCATCACCCCCGGCACAGTCAGTGACGAGGCGCTGCTAGATGAGCGCCGCGACAACCTGATCGCGGCCGTACTCGGTGACGAGCGCCTGTTCGGCCTGGCGGTGCTGGACATCACCAGCGGCAACTTCACGGTGCTGGAGATCAAGGGCTGGGAGAACCTGCTGGCTGAGCTTGAGCGCATCAACCCGGTGGAGCTGTTGATCCCCGATGACTGGCCACAAGGCCTGCCGGCCGAGAAGCGCCGTGGCGCCCGCCGTCGCGCACCTTGGGATTTTGACCGTGACTCGGCACGCAAGAGCCTCTGTCAGCAATTCGCAACCCAAGACCTCAAAGGCTTTGGCTGCGAGAAGCTGACCCTGGCCATCGGCGCAGCCGGCTGCCTGCTCGGTTACGCCAAGGAAACCCAGCGCACTGCCCTGCCGCACTTACGTAGCCTCAAGCACGAACGACTGGACGATACCGTGGTGCTCGACGGCGCCAGCCGTCGCAACCTCGAACTGGACGTGAACCTCGCAGGCGGCCGCGACAACACCCTGCAGTCGGTCATCGACCGCTGCCAAACCGCCATGGGCAGCCGCTTGCTGACCCGCTGGCTGAACCGCCCGCTGCGCGACCTGAAAGTACTGCAAGCGCGCCAAGGCTCGATTCGCTGCCTGCTCGACAGCTACCGTTTTGAAAAGCTGCAGCCGCAGCTCAAGGAAATCGGCGACATCGAGCGGATCCTTGCCCGGATCGGTTTGCGTAACGCCCGTCCTCGCGACCTGGCACGCCTACGCGATGCCCTTGGTGCCCTGCCCGAGCTGCAGAACGCCATGGCCGAGCTGGAAGCGCCGCACTTGGCCTTGCTGGCGGCCATCGCCGGCACCTACCCGGAACTGGCTGACCTGCTGGCAAAAGCCATTATTGACAACCCGCCGGCGGTGATCCGCGATGGCGGCGTCCTCAAGACCGGCTACGACAGCGAACTGGACGAACTGCTGGCCATGAGCGAGAACGCCGGCCAGTTCCTGATCGACCTCGAAGCACGGGAAAAAGCCCGTACCGGCCTTGCCAACCTCAAAGTGGGCTACAACCGGGTGCACGGCTACTTCATCGAGCTGCCGAGCAAACAAGCCGAGCAGGCGCCTGCTGACTATATTCGCCGACAGACCCTCAAGGGCGCCGAGCGTTTTATCACCCCGGAGCTGAAAACCTTCGAAGACAAGGCGCTGTCAGCCAAGAGCCGCGCGCTTGCTCGCGAGAAGATGCTCTACGACGCGCTGCTGGAAACCCTGATCGGTCACTTGGCACCGCTGCAGGACACCGCCGCCGCCCTGGCCGAGCTGGACGTGCTGAGCAACCTCGCCGAGCGCGCGCTGAACCTGGACCTGAACTGCCCGTCGTTCGTTGACGAGCCATGCATGCGCATTAGCCAAGGCCGCCACCCGGTGGTCGAGCAAGTGCTGACCACGCCATTCGTGGCCAACGACCTGGCACTGGACGACAATACTCGCATGCTGGTGATTACCGGCCCGAACATGGGCGGTAAATCCACATACATGCGTCAGACCGCACTGATCGTGCTGATGGCGCATATCGGCAGCTTCGTGCCGGCTGCCAGCTGCGAGCTGTCGCTGGTCGATCGGATTTTCACCCGAATCGGCTCCAGCGATGACCTGGCCGGTGGGCGCTCGACCTTTATGGTCGAGATGAGCGAAACCGCCAACATCCTGCACAACGCGACCGAGCGCAGCTTGGTGCTGATGGACGAAGTCGGCCGTGGCACCAGCACCTTCGACGGCCTGTCCCTGGCCTGGGCGGCGGCTGAGCGTCTGGCACAACTGCGTGCCTACACGTTGTTCGCCACCCACTATTTCGAACTGACAGTGCTGCCGGACAGCGAGCCGCTGGTGGCCAACGTCCACCTCAACGCCACCGAGCATAACGAACGCATCGTGTTCCTCCACCATGTGCTGCCGGGGCCTGCCAGCCAGAGTTACGGCTTGGCCGTGGCGCAGCTCGCCGGGGTACCAACACCGGTGATCCAGCGCGCGCGTGAACACCTGGGCCGCCTGGAAACCGCCAGCCTGCCCCATGAAATGCCCGTGCAGCCCAAAGGTGCGGCAGATGTTCCGCATCAAAGCGACCTGTTTGCCAGCCTGCCACACCCGGCCATCGAGAAGCTCGGGAAGCTTGACCTGGACAATATGACGCCGCGTCAAGCTATCGAAATGCTCTATACACTAAAGACTCTGTTATAA
- the fdxA gene encoding ferredoxin FdxA yields the protein MTFVVTDNCIKCKYTDCVEVCPVDCFYEGPNFLVIHPDECIDCALCEPECPAVAIFSEDEVPSGMENFIELNAELADIWPNITEKKDSMPDAAEWDGKPGKIADLER from the coding sequence ATGACCTTCGTCGTCACCGACAACTGCATCAAGTGCAAGTACACCGACTGCGTAGAAGTGTGTCCGGTGGACTGCTTCTACGAAGGCCCGAACTTCCTGGTCATTCACCCGGATGAGTGCATCGACTGTGCGCTGTGCGAGCCTGAATGCCCTGCCGTCGCCATTTTCTCGGAAGACGAAGTGCCAAGCGGCATGGAAAACTTCATCGAGCTCAATGCCGAGCTGGCGGATATCTGGCCGAACATCACTGAAAAGAAAGACTCGATGCCCGACGCTGCAGAGTGGGATGGCAAGCCAGGCAAGATCGCCGATCTGGAACGCTAA
- the rpoS gene encoding RNA polymerase sigma factor RpoS: MALSKEVPEFDIDDEVLLMETGIVLETDAVSDEPAVSTVRTRAKQGSTLKQHKYIDYTRALDATQLYLNEIGFSPLLSPEEEVHFARLSQSGDPAGRKRMIESNLRLVVKIARRYVNRGLSLLDLIEEGNLGLIRAVEKFDPERGFRFSTYATWWIRQTIERAIMNQTRTIRLPIHVVKELNVYLRAARELTQKLDHEPSPEEIASLLEKPVGEVKRMLGLNERVSSVDVSLGPDSDKTLLDTLTDDRPTDPCELLQDDDLSQSIDQWLSELTDKQREVVIRRFGLRGHESSTLEDVGLEIGLTRERVRQIQVEGLKRLREILEKNGLSSESLFQ, from the coding sequence ATGGCTCTCAGTAAAGAAGTGCCGGAGTTTGACATCGACGATGAGGTTCTCCTGATGGAGACCGGCATCGTTTTGGAAACGGACGCGGTGTCAGACGAACCTGCTGTATCTACGGTTCGGACCAGGGCTAAACAAGGCTCTACGCTCAAGCAGCACAAGTACATCGATTATACTCGGGCACTTGATGCAACCCAGTTGTACCTCAATGAAATCGGTTTTTCGCCTTTGCTTTCGCCAGAGGAAGAGGTTCATTTTGCGCGGCTGTCGCAAAGTGGCGATCCGGCGGGGCGCAAGCGAATGATCGAAAGTAACTTGCGTCTGGTGGTGAAAATCGCCCGGCGTTATGTCAATCGCGGGCTTTCGCTGTTGGACCTGATTGAAGAGGGCAATCTGGGGTTGATTCGCGCGGTCGAGAAGTTCGACCCTGAGCGGGGTTTCCGTTTTTCTACCTACGCCACTTGGTGGATTCGGCAAACCATCGAACGGGCGATCATGAACCAGACCCGTACCATTCGCTTGCCCATCCATGTGGTCAAGGAACTTAACGTATACCTGCGTGCAGCTCGCGAACTGACCCAGAAGCTCGATCACGAACCGTCCCCGGAAGAGATCGCCAGCCTTTTGGAAAAGCCGGTGGGCGAGGTCAAGCGCATGCTCGGGCTTAACGAGCGGGTGTCGTCGGTGGATGTGTCCTTGGGGCCAGACTCCGATAAAACACTGCTCGATACCCTGACCGACGATCGTCCCACCGATCCTTGCGAGCTGCTCCAGGATGATGACCTGTCCCAGAGCATTGACCAATGGTTGAGCGAGCTGACCGACAAGCAACGCGAAGTCGTGATTCGTCGATTCGGCCTGCGTGGGCACGAAAGCAGTACGTTAGAAGATGTGGGGCTGGAAATTGGCCTGACCCGTGAGCGGGTTCGCCAGATCCAGGTCGAAGGCCTCAAGCGTCTGCGTGAGATCCTCGAGAAGAACGGCCTGTCCAGTGAGTCGCTGTTCCAGTAA
- a CDS encoding peptidoglycan DD-metalloendopeptidase family protein produces MGHTFIQQCRGFSRFKLLLIALAVGSLLSGCSSTSSNNARVVDRNAPVAKRPVVTSGQYVVRPGDTLYSIAFRYGWDYKALAARNGIGPPYTIRVGQPIRFDGRSTAPATGSATVVSRSQSSSGSSTVTRRPAGTPAPASKPASPAPAPVTSTATSTPAPVQVPSAERAVGGWGWPASGVLIGKFASNGSLNKGIDIAGDLGQPVFAASDGSVVYAGSGLRGYGELVIIKHSDTYVSAYGHNRRLLVREGQQVKVGQTIAEMGSTGTDRVKLHFEIRRQGKPVDPLQFLPRR; encoded by the coding sequence GTGGGTCACACATTCATTCAGCAGTGCAGGGGATTTTCGCGCTTCAAGCTTCTGCTGATTGCACTTGCTGTCGGTTCGCTGCTGTCGGGTTGCTCCAGCACGTCCTCGAACAACGCCCGGGTGGTGGACCGTAATGCACCGGTTGCCAAGCGCCCAGTGGTCACCAGCGGTCAATACGTGGTACGCCCTGGCGACACCCTTTACTCCATCGCCTTTCGCTATGGCTGGGACTACAAGGCCCTGGCTGCACGCAATGGCATCGGACCGCCCTATACCATTCGCGTCGGCCAGCCGATTCGTTTCGATGGCCGCTCCACTGCACCGGCAACGGGCAGTGCGACGGTCGTGAGCCGTTCGCAGTCGTCTTCTGGCAGTAGCACCGTTACCCGTCGCCCGGCAGGAACACCTGCCCCGGCAAGCAAGCCAGCGAGCCCTGCGCCGGCTCCTGTAACCAGCACTGCGACGTCAACCCCAGCGCCAGTTCAGGTTCCCTCTGCAGAGCGTGCGGTGGGTGGCTGGGGGTGGCCGGCCAGCGGCGTGCTGATTGGTAAATTTGCTTCAAACGGTAGTTTGAATAAAGGCATTGATATCGCCGGTGATTTGGGACAGCCTGTTTTTGCTGCGTCTGATGGTTCAGTTGTCTACGCCGGGAGTGGCTTGCGGGGCTACGGCGAGTTGGTAATCATCAAGCACAGCGACACCTACGTCAGTGCCTACGGCCACAACCGCAGGCTTTTGGTTCGGGAGGGACAGCAGGTCAAAGTTGGGCAGACAATTGCCGAAATGGGTTCCACGGGCACAGACCGGGTGAAGCTGCATTTTGAGATTCGCCGTCAGGGCAAGCCTGTTGATCCGCTGCAATTCCTGCCACGTCGTTGA
- a CDS encoding protein-L-isoaspartate(D-aspartate) O-methyltransferase, translating into MREQEDLMRHGIGFTSQRTRERLIQRLIEEGVSNPNVLDVLRRTPRHLFVDEALAHRAYEDTALPIGNNQTISQPFMVAHMSELLLEAGPLDKVLEIGTGSGYQTAILAQLVERVFSVERIKVLQDRAKERLTELNLRNVVFRWGDGCEGWPALAPYNGIIVTAVAAEVPQALLDQLAPGGRMVIPVGATGETQQLMLIVREEHGFSRRVLGAVRFVPLLTGPLA; encoded by the coding sequence ATGCGTGAACAGGAGGATCTGATGCGCCATGGTATCGGTTTTACCTCGCAGCGAACCCGTGAGCGGTTGATTCAGCGATTGATTGAGGAAGGCGTCTCCAACCCCAACGTACTCGACGTACTGCGGCGTACGCCACGCCACCTGTTTGTCGACGAGGCGTTGGCTCACCGTGCCTACGAAGACACGGCGCTGCCAATTGGTAACAACCAGACGATTTCCCAGCCGTTCATGGTCGCGCACATGAGCGAACTGCTGCTTGAGGCTGGCCCGCTGGACAAGGTGCTGGAGATCGGTACCGGCTCGGGTTATCAGACGGCTATTTTGGCGCAATTGGTCGAGCGGGTGTTTTCCGTGGAACGCATCAAGGTGCTGCAGGATCGCGCCAAGGAACGTCTGACCGAGCTCAACCTGCGCAACGTGGTGTTTCGCTGGGGCGACGGCTGTGAGGGCTGGCCGGCACTGGCACCGTACAATGGCATCATCGTTACGGCTGTGGCTGCGGAAGTCCCCCAGGCCTTGCTTGATCAACTGGCCCCAGGTGGCCGGATGGTCATTCCGGTAGGCGCGACAGGGGAAACCCAGCAACTGATGCTGATTGTGCGTGAAGAGCATGGGTTCTCGCGACGGGTGCTAGGCGCAGTGCGCTTCGTCCCACTGCTGACCGGCCCGCTGGCCTGA
- the surE gene encoding 5'/3'-nucleotidase SurE, whose protein sequence is MRILISNDDGVTAPGLAALHAALADYAECVVIAPDQDKSGASSSLTLDRPLCPQTLANGYISLNGTPTDCVHLGLNGLLEHTPDMVVSGINLGANLGDDVLYSGTVAAALEGRFLGGTSFAFSLLSRLPDNLPTAAYFARKLVEAHKTLELPPRTVLNVNIPNLPLEHIRGIQLTRLGHRARAAAPTKVVNPRGKEGYWIAVAGDAEDGGPGTDFHAVMQGYVSITPLQLDRTFNEAFERLDGWLEGLL, encoded by the coding sequence ATGCGTATTCTGATTTCGAACGACGACGGGGTCACCGCACCCGGACTCGCCGCGCTGCATGCTGCGCTGGCGGACTATGCCGAATGTGTGGTCATTGCCCCGGATCAAGACAAGAGCGGCGCCAGCAGTTCGCTGACGCTCGACCGACCGCTGTGCCCGCAGACTCTGGCCAATGGCTATATCAGTCTCAACGGTACGCCGACCGATTGCGTGCACCTTGGGCTCAATGGCCTGCTGGAGCACACGCCGGACATGGTGGTGTCGGGGATCAACCTGGGAGCAAACCTGGGCGATGATGTGCTGTATTCCGGCACTGTGGCCGCCGCTCTTGAAGGACGTTTCCTGGGCGGAACCTCGTTCGCCTTTTCCTTGCTCTCGCGCTTGCCTGACAACCTGCCGACTGCCGCGTATTTCGCCCGCAAACTGGTGGAGGCGCACAAGACGCTGGAATTGCCGCCGCGAACAGTGCTCAATGTGAATATCCCCAACTTGCCGCTGGAGCACATTCGCGGCATCCAGTTGACGCGCTTGGGGCATCGCGCACGCGCGGCCGCGCCGACCAAGGTGGTCAACCCGCGGGGGAAAGAAGGTTACTGGATCGCCGTCGCTGGAGATGCCGAAGATGGCGGTCCAGGCACGGATTTTCATGCGGTGATGCAGGGCTATGTCTCGATCACCCCGTTGCAACTCGACCGCACTTTCAACGAGGCCTTCGAGCGTTTGGATGGTTGGCTGGAGGGGCTGCTCTGA
- the truD gene encoding tRNA pseudouridine(13) synthase TruD, protein MTELELLGPRASGPALGSAILKATAEDFQVDEVLDIPLSGTGEHLWLWVEKRDLNTEEAARRLARAAGVPLRSISYAGLKDRQALTRQWFSLHLPGKADPDLSAAENETLSILKRTRHSRKLQRGAHSANGFTLRLTGLNADHPALDVRLEQLRSHGVPNYFGSQRFGHEGGNVHDARGWAERQALPEQRNVRSRLLSSARSYLFNQVLAQRVADGSWQRAQVGDLLAFTDSRSFFPAGEAECSDPRLAILDLHPTGPLWGEGASPAGGVTAELEQRIGEQHASLCQWLARAGMNHERRILRLPIGGLTWHYPEPDILQLEFVLPAGCFATVVVRELVDLVSAGQTDSPCVF, encoded by the coding sequence ATGACCGAACTTGAGCTTTTAGGGCCGCGTGCATCCGGTCCGGCGTTGGGTAGCGCCATTCTCAAAGCCACCGCCGAAGACTTTCAGGTGGATGAAGTCCTCGACATCCCGTTGTCTGGCACTGGCGAGCATCTGTGGTTGTGGGTCGAAAAGCGCGACCTCAATACTGAAGAAGCTGCTCGTCGCCTGGCCCGCGCCGCTGGCGTGCCGCTGCGTAGCATCAGCTATGCTGGCCTCAAGGACCGTCAGGCCCTGACCCGTCAATGGTTCAGCCTGCACTTGCCGGGCAAGGCCGACCCCGATCTGAGCGCCGCCGAGAATGAAACCTTGAGCATCCTCAAGCGCACCCGGCATTCGCGCAAGCTGCAGCGGGGCGCCCATTCGGCCAATGGCTTCACCCTACGTCTGACCGGCCTGAACGCTGATCATCCGGCGTTGGATGTACGTCTTGAGCAACTGCGCAGCCATGGCGTACCCAATTATTTCGGCAGCCAGCGTTTCGGCCATGAGGGCGGCAATGTTCATGATGCCCGTGGCTGGGCTGAGCGCCAGGCACTGCCAGAGCAGCGCAACGTGCGTTCACGGCTGCTCTCCAGTGCCCGTAGCTATCTGTTCAACCAGGTGCTGGCGCAACGTGTGGCCGATGGCAGCTGGCAGCGTGCTCAGGTGGGTGACCTGTTGGCCTTCACCGATAGCCGTAGCTTTTTTCCGGCAGGCGAAGCGGAGTGTTCTGATCCACGCCTGGCCATCCTCGACCTGCATCCCACCGGGCCGCTGTGGGGAGAAGGGGCATCGCCCGCTGGCGGCGTCACCGCTGAACTCGAGCAACGCATTGGCGAGCAGCACGCATCGTTGTGCCAATGGCTGGCTCGCGCGGGCATGAATCACGAACGGCGCATCCTGCGACTGCCCATTGGCGGTCTGACGTGGCATTATCCCGAGCCTGATATTCTGCAACTGGAATTCGTCCTTCCGGCCGGATGCTTTGCCACCGTAGTGGTGCGCGAGCTTGTTGATCTGGTGTCGGCAGGGCAGACGGACAGCCCATGCGTATTCTGA
- the ispF gene encoding 2-C-methyl-D-erythritol 2,4-cyclodiphosphate synthase, with amino-acid sequence MRIGHGYDVHRFAEGDFITLGGVRIAHRFGLLAHSDGDVVLHALSDALLGAAALGDIGKHFPDTDPQFKGADSRVLLRHVVKIVQGKGWKVGNVDATIVAQAPKMAPHIDTMRELIAQDLQVELDQVNVKATTTEKLGFTGREEGIAVHAVALLLPA; translated from the coding sequence ATGCGTATTGGCCACGGCTACGATGTGCACCGCTTCGCGGAAGGCGATTTCATCACCTTGGGTGGGGTGCGCATTGCGCACAGGTTCGGGCTGCTGGCCCATTCCGATGGCGACGTGGTGCTGCACGCCCTGAGCGACGCTTTGCTGGGTGCTGCAGCGCTGGGTGATATCGGCAAGCACTTTCCCGACACGGACCCCCAGTTCAAAGGTGCTGACAGCCGAGTGCTGCTGCGTCATGTGGTCAAGATCGTCCAAGGCAAAGGTTGGAAAGTCGGCAACGTCGACGCCACCATTGTTGCTCAGGCGCCGAAGATGGCCCCACACATCGACACCATGCGTGAGCTGATTGCGCAAGATCTGCAGGTTGAACTCGACCAGGTCAACGTCAAGGCCACCACCACCGAGAAGCTCGGCTTCACCGGTCGTGAGGAGGGCATTGCCGTCCACGCCGTTGCCTTGTTGTTGCCAGCATGA
- the fghA gene encoding S-formylglutathione hydrolase, which produces MSLENISCQKSFGGWHKRYRHRSQVLGCDMVFAVYLPPQAEQGEKLPVLYWLSGLTCTDENFMQKAGAHRLAAELGLIIVAPDTSPRGPQVPGDADGAWDFGLGAGFYLNATEQPWAQHYRMHDYVVQELPALIEAHFPASDRRGVSGHSMGGHGALVCALRNPGRYQSVSAFAPISNPMDCPWGQKAFSRYLGEDRTRWREWDASVLIAEAKERLPLLVDQGDRDDFLENQLKPQVLVQAAKAADYPLALRLQPGYDHSYYFIASFIDEHLRHHGVALGLL; this is translated from the coding sequence ATGAGCCTGGAAAACATTTCCTGTCAGAAAAGTTTTGGTGGCTGGCACAAGCGTTACCGACACCGATCCCAGGTGCTCGGTTGCGATATGGTGTTTGCTGTCTACCTGCCGCCGCAAGCGGAACAGGGGGAGAAGTTGCCGGTGCTGTACTGGCTCAGTGGCCTGACCTGTACCGATGAGAACTTCATGCAGAAGGCTGGCGCGCACAGGCTGGCTGCCGAGTTGGGGCTGATCATTGTTGCCCCGGACACTAGTCCGCGTGGGCCGCAAGTACCGGGCGATGCGGACGGTGCCTGGGACTTTGGCCTCGGGGCGGGTTTCTACCTTAATGCCACTGAGCAGCCCTGGGCTCAGCATTACCGCATGCACGATTATGTGGTGCAGGAGCTGCCCGCACTGATCGAAGCGCATTTCCCTGCGTCCGATCGCCGGGGTGTCAGCGGTCACTCCATGGGCGGCCACGGCGCACTGGTGTGCGCGTTGCGTAATCCGGGGCGTTATCAGTCGGTATCGGCATTCGCGCCGATCAGCAATCCGATGGATTGCCCCTGGGGTCAGAAGGCTTTTTCGCGTTATCTGGGTGAGGATCGGACCCGCTGGCGTGAATGGGATGCCAGTGTGCTGATTGCTGAGGCCAAGGAGCGCCTGCCGTTGCTGGTTGATCAAGGTGATCGAGATGATTTCCTCGAAAACCAGCTCAAACCTCAGGTGCTGGTACAAGCGGCAAAGGCGGCAGATTACCCTCTGGCGTTGCGTCTGCAGCCAGGCTATGACCATAGCTACTACTTCATTGCCAGCTTTATTGATGAGCATTTGCGCCATCATGGGGTGGCCCTGGGTTTGTTGTAG
- a CDS encoding S-(hydroxymethyl)glutathione dehydrogenase/class III alcohol dehydrogenase — protein MIKSRAAVAFEAKKPLEIVEVDVAMPKAGEVLLRVVASGVCHTDAYTLSGADPEGIFPSILGHEGGAIVEAVGEGVTSVAVGDHVIPLYTPECGQCKFCRSGKTNLCQAIRATQGKGLMPDGTTRFSYKGQQLFHYMGTSTFSEYTVLPEISVAKIQKEAPLEKVCLLGCGVTTGIGAVLNTAKVKAGDTVAIFGLGGIGLSAIIGAVKAKASRIIAVDINPDKFEIAKQLGATDCINPKDYDRPIQEVIVDLTDGGVDFSFECVGNVQLMRAALECCHKGWGESVIIGVAGAGQEIATRPFQLVTGRVWRGSAFGGVRGRSELPSYVEMAEKGEIPLDTFITHTMGLEDINKAFDLMHEGKSIRSVIHF, from the coding sequence ATGATCAAGTCCCGTGCCGCTGTTGCCTTCGAGGCCAAGAAACCGCTGGAGATCGTCGAAGTCGACGTGGCCATGCCCAAGGCTGGCGAAGTGCTGCTGCGCGTTGTCGCCAGCGGTGTCTGCCACACCGATGCCTACACCCTGTCCGGTGCGGATCCTGAGGGTATCTTCCCGTCGATTCTGGGGCACGAAGGTGGCGCCATCGTTGAAGCAGTAGGTGAGGGCGTGACCTCGGTTGCCGTCGGTGACCATGTGATTCCGCTGTATACCCCTGAGTGCGGTCAATGCAAATTCTGCCGCTCCGGCAAAACCAACCTGTGCCAGGCCATTCGTGCCACTCAGGGCAAGGGTCTGATGCCTGATGGCACCACACGTTTCTCCTACAAGGGCCAGCAGCTGTTCCATTACATGGGTACCTCGACCTTCTCCGAGTACACCGTGCTGCCGGAAATCTCCGTGGCCAAGATCCAGAAAGAAGCCCCGTTGGAAAAAGTCTGCCTGCTCGGCTGTGGCGTCACCACCGGCATTGGGGCGGTGCTCAATACCGCCAAAGTCAAGGCGGGTGACACCGTGGCGATCTTTGGCCTGGGTGGCATTGGCCTCTCGGCAATCATCGGTGCAGTCAAGGCCAAGGCGTCGCGGATCATTGCCGTCGACATCAACCCGGATAAATTTGAAATCGCCAAGCAACTGGGCGCTACCGATTGCATCAACCCCAAGGACTATGATCGTCCGATTCAGGAAGTCATCGTTGATCTCACCGATGGCGGCGTGGACTTCTCGTTCGAATGCGTTGGCAACGTGCAACTGATGCGCGCAGCCCTGGAATGCTGCCACAAGGGCTGGGGCGAGTCGGTGATCATCGGCGTTGCCGGTGCCGGCCAGGAAATTGCCACCCGTCCGTTCCAGCTGGTCACCGGCCGGGTCTGGCGTGGTTCGGCGTTCGGCGGCGTACGCGGGCGCAGCGAGTTGCCAAGCTATGTGGAAATGGCGGAAAAGGGCGAGATTCCACTGGATACCTTCATCACCCACACCATGGGCCTGGAAGACATCAACAAGGCTTTTGACCTGATGCATGAAGGCAAGAGCATTCGCAGCGTCATCCACTTCTGA